A window of the Xenopus laevis strain J_2021 chromosome 9_10L, Xenopus_laevis_v10.1, whole genome shotgun sequence genome harbors these coding sequences:
- the jup.L gene encoding junction plakoglobin-like: protein MDMVDVVDMPMKVTEWQKTYTYDSGINSGINTSSPSLNGKMVIEEDDGVAYPRSYTTVKTTTYTQQQNPDMESQLNTTRAQRVRAAMYPETVEDHSYLFSTQIEGQQTNVQKLAEPSQMLKSAIIHLINYQDDAELATRAIPELTKLLNDEDPMVVNKASMIVNQLSKKEASRKALMQSPQIVAAVVRTMQHTSDMDTARCTTSILHNLSHHREGLLSIFKSGGIPALVRMLSSPVESVLFYAITTLHNLLLYQEGAKMAVRLADGLQKMVPLLNKNNPKFLAITTDCLQLLAYGNQESKLIILANGGPQALVQIMRNYNYEKLLWTTSRVLKVLSVCPSNKPAIVEAGGMQALGKHLTSNSPRLVQNCLWTLRNLSDVATKQEGLDNVLKILVNQLSSDDVNVLTCATGTLSNLTCNNSRNKTLVTQSNGVESLIHTILRASDKDDIAEPAVCALRHLTSRHQDAEVAQNSVRLHYGIPAIVKLLNPPYQWPLVKATIGLIRNLALCPANHAPLYDAGVIPRLVQLLVKSHQDAQRHAASGAQQPYTDGVKMEEIVEGCTGALHILARDPVNRMDIYKLNTIPLFVQLLYSPVENIQRVSSGVLCELAQDKEAADTIDAEGASAPLMELLHSRNEGIATYAAAVLFRISEDKNADYRKRVSVELTNAIFRQDPAAWEAAQSMNLDPYPDEMENYRAMYPEDIPLEPMGGEMDVEYVMDGYSDHPGRGPYSDNHMMA, encoded by the exons ATGGATATGGTAGACGTAGTGGATATGCCAATGAAAGTGACGGAGTGGCAGAAAACGTACACATACGACTCTGGCATTAACTCTGGAATAAATACGTCGTCGCCATCATTAAATGGGAAAATGGTCATTGAGGAGGATGACGGCGTGGCCTATCCCCGCagttacaccactgtcaaaaccacAACTTACACACAGCAGCAGAATCCAG ACATGGAATCACAGTTAAACACGACTCGAGCCCAGCGGGTCCGAGCGGCGATGTATCCGGAAACGGTGGAAGACCACTCGTACCTGTTCAGCACCCAGATAGAAGGGCAGCAAACAAATGTACAGAAACTGGCAGAACCCTCCCAAATGCTAAAATCTGCCATCATCCACCTTATCAACTACCAGGATGATGCTGAGCTGGCCACCCGTGCTATTCCTGAACTGACAAAGCTGCTTAATGACGAGGATCCG ATGGTGGTGAACAAGGCTTCCATGATTGTAAACCAGCTGTCCAAGAAAGAGGCATCTCGCAAAGCCCTCATGCAGTCTCCCCAGATAGTGGCAGCTGTGGTTCGCACCATGCAACACACAAGTGACATGGATACGGCTCGCTGTACCACCAGTATTCTGCACAATCTGTCCCACCACCGTGAGGGGCTTCTGTCTATCTTCAAATCTGGTGGCATCCCTGCACTGGTGCGCATGCTCAG tTCTCCAGTAGAATCTGTGTTATTCTATGCCATCACCACCTTGCACAACCTGCTCCTGTACCAGGAAGGGGCAAAGATGGCAGTGCGTCTGGCAGATGGTCtccagaagatggtgcccttgCTTAATAAGAATAACCCCAAGTTCTTGGCCATCACCACAGACTGTCTGCAACTTCTGGCCTACGGAAATCAGGAGAGCAAG CTAATTATATTGGCAAATGGAGGCCCGCAAGCATTGGTTCAGATCATGAGGAACTACAATTACGAGAAGCTTCTGTGGACCACTAGCCGAGTGCTAAAAGTATTATCTGTGTGTCCCAGCAATAAACCAGCCATTGTGGAAGCTG GTGGAATGCAAGCACTGGGGAAACATCTGACCAGCAACAGCCCAAGACTTGTACAGAACTGCCTGTGGACATTAAGGAATCTTTCTGATGTGGCTACGAAACAG GAAGGCCTGGATAACGTTCTGAAGATCCTGGTGAACCAGCTGAGCTCCGATGATGTAAATGTCCTCACCTGTGCCACCGGCACTTTGTCCAATTTAACCTGCAACAACAGTCGCAACAAGACTCTGGTGACACAGAGCAACGGGGTGGAATCCCTGATTCACACCATACTCCGTGCAAGTGACAAGGACGACATTGCCGAGCCTGCAGTCTGTGCCCTGCGCCACCTCACCAGTCGCCACCAGGATGCCGAGGTGGCACAGAATTCTGTACGACTGCACTACGGCATCCCGGCCATTGTGAAACTTCTCAACCCTCCGTACCAGTGGCCACTGGTCAAG GCAACTATCGGCTTGATCCGGAACCTGGCCCTGTGTCCAGCCAATCACGCTCCCTTGTATGATGCAGGCGTTATCCCCCGGCTAGTCCAGTTGCTGGTCAAATCTCACCAAGATGCACAGAGGCATGCTGCTTCCGGGGCGCAGCAACCCTACACG GATGGGGTGAAGATGGAAGAGATTGTAGAAGGTTGCACTGGGGCTCTGCATATTCTTGCCAGGGATCCTGTGAATCGCATGGACATCTACAAGCTGAACACCATCCCACTGTTTGTGCAG CTCCTGTATTCCCCTGTGGAGAACATTCAGAGAGTGTCAAGCGGCGTGCTGTGCGAGTTGGCTCAGGATAAAGAAGCAGCAGACACCATTGATGCAGAGGGAGCTTCGGCCCCACTCATGGAGTTGCTGCACTCCCGCAATGAAGGCATAG CCACATATGCTGCTGCTGTTCTTTTCCGCATATCCGAGGACAAAAACGCAGATTACAGGAAACGTGTGTCTGTGGAGCTCACCAACGCCATCTTCCGACAGGACCCTGCCGCCTGGGAAGCA gCGCAGAGCATGAATCTGGATCCTTATCCAGATG AAATGGAAAATTATCGAGCAATGTACCCTGAAGATATCCCATTAGAACCAATGGGAGGAGAGATGGACGTGGAGTACGTAATGGATGGCTACAGCGACCACCCAGGCAGGGGCCCCTATTCTGATAACCACATGATGGCATAA